From the genome of Hymenobacter sp. PAMC 26628, one region includes:
- a CDS encoding TetR/AcrR family transcriptional regulator translates to MEKDRIKQAYLDFVLNEGHPPASVFKLTQQLGGSEAEFYQHYPNFEAIDREIWADFGKQARTAAASEPVWEGYGSREKLLAFYYTLLEILKQNRSYALMSLRRSLHRMPGLSPRVLDDFRQDFERFVADLLTDGRVSGEIANRPLVQDGYPRFFWQQVLFVLGFFAKDDTVNFERTDAAVEKAVTLSFDLVGRNTLDSAFDFVRFLVRR, encoded by the coding sequence ATGGAAAAGGACCGCATCAAACAAGCCTATCTGGACTTCGTGCTCAACGAGGGCCACCCCCCCGCGTCGGTGTTCAAGCTCACCCAGCAACTGGGCGGCTCCGAGGCGGAATTCTACCAGCACTACCCCAATTTTGAGGCCATCGACCGCGAAATATGGGCCGACTTTGGCAAGCAAGCTCGCACTGCTGCTGCCAGCGAGCCGGTGTGGGAGGGCTACGGCAGCCGCGAGAAGCTACTGGCGTTCTACTACACGCTGCTTGAAATTCTTAAGCAAAACCGTTCCTACGCCCTCATGAGCCTGCGCCGCTCGCTGCACCGCATGCCGGGCCTCTCGCCCCGCGTGCTCGACGATTTTCGCCAGGATTTCGAGCGCTTCGTAGCCGATTTGCTGACCGATGGGCGCGTGAGCGGCGAAATCGCCAACCGCCCACTGGTGCAGGACGGCTACCCGCGTTTCTTCTGGCAGCAAGTGTTGTTCGTGCTCGGCTTTTTCGCTAAAGACGACACCGTGAACTTCGAGCGTACCGACGCCGCCGTGGAAAAAGCAGTCACGCTCAGCTTCGACCTCGTGGGTCGCAACACCCTGGATTCAGCCTTCGATTTCGTGCGTTTCCTGGTGCGGCGCTAA